Proteins encoded in a region of the Rutidosis leptorrhynchoides isolate AG116_Rl617_1_P2 chromosome 9, CSIRO_AGI_Rlap_v1, whole genome shotgun sequence genome:
- the LOC139866281 gene encoding nascent polypeptide-associated complex subunit alpha-like protein 2 encodes MPGPVIEEIEIEKKEETPVVEGVVEDIKDDDDHNDDDVDADSDDDEDDKEDGTLAGSESSKQSRSEKKSRKAMLKLGMKPVLGVSRVTIKRAKNVMFFISKPDVFKSPNSETYVIFGEAKIEDLSSQLQTQAAQQFRMPDMGSVMGKSEIAAAAAQADEEEEEVDETGVEPRDIDLVMTQAGVSKPKAVKALKTHNGDIVSAIMELTT; translated from the exons ATGCCGGGCCCCGTTATCGAAGAAATCGAAATCGAGAAGAAG GAAGAAACTCCTGTGGTTGAAGGTGTTGTAGAGGATATTAAGGACGATGACGACCATAACGATGATGACGTGGATGCTGACTCAGACGATGATGAGGATGATAAGGAAGACGGTACCTTAG CCGGTAGTGAGAGTTCCAAGCAAAGCAGGAGTGAGAAGAAGAGCCGAAAGGCAATGTTGAAGCTGGGAATGAAACCTGTTCTTGGTGTCAGCAGGGTCACCATTAAAAGAGCAAAAAAC GTCATGTTTTTTATATCAAAGCCGGATGTATTCAAAAGCCCAAACTCTGAAACCTACGTCATATTTGGTGAGGCAAAGATTGAAGACTTGAGTTCACAACTGCAAACTCAAGCTGCCCAACAGTTTAGAATGCCCGACATGGGATCCGTAATGGGCAAATCCGAGATTGCAGCTGCAGCGGCTCAGGCAGATGAAGAAGAAGAGGAAGTCGATGAGACAGGTGTCGAGCCACGTGACATTGATCTCGTGATGACACAAGCTGGTGTATCAAAGCCTAAGGCGGTCAAGGCTCTCAAGACTCACAATGGCGACATAGTCAGTGCTATCATGGAGCTCACTACTTAA
- the LOC139867248 gene encoding peroxidase 5-like, with translation MSSITLAHVYNILILVSLGCVVHLEAQLQVGFYSGSCSAAEFIVKDEVRKAYFQDNGLAAGLVRLHFHDCFVRGCDGSVLIDSTPSNQAEKDSPANNPSLRGFNVIDNAKAKVEALCPGVVSCADIVAFAARDSFEITGGLGYDVPAGRRDGRVSLIAETRALPSPNSNLNQLTQLFASHGLSQEDMVTLSGAHTIGRAHCTSFVSRLYNFSSSANQDPSLNTLYASKLKQECPKGSQDVNLVVPMNPSSPTISDTGYYVDVLNNRGLFTSDQSLLTSTSTANQVNKNAMDPLLWKRKFTDAMVKMGKIGVLTGSQGEIRRKCRVIN, from the exons ATGAGTTCGATAACCTTGGCTCATGTTTATAACATTTTAATTCTGGTTTCATTGGGATGTGTTGTTCACTTAGAAGCCCAGCTTCAAGTGGGCTTCTATTCGGGCTCGTGTTCTGCAGCTGAGTTTATTGTTAAAGACGAAGTTCGTAAAGCGTACTTTCAAGACAATGGTCTTGCTGCTGGATTAGTTAGACTACATTTTCATGATTGTTTTGTTAGG GGTTGTGATGGATCGGTTTTGATAGATTCGACTCCTTCAAATCAGGCAGAAAAAGATTCGCCAGCAAATAACCCGAGTCTACGTGGATTTAATGTTATTGATAATGCAAAAGCTAAAGTTGAAGCTTTATGCCCGGGAGTTGTTTCTTGTGCTGATATAGTTGCATTCGCAGCTAGAGATAGCTTCGAAATA ACCGGGGGCCTTGGTTATGATGTCCCAGCTGGGAGAAGAGATGGCCGAGTTTCATTGATAGCAGAGACTCGAGCATTGCCTTCTCCAAATTCGAATCTTAACCAACTCACTCAATTATTTGCAAGCCATGGATTGTCACAAGAAGACATGGTTACTCTATCTG GTGCACATACCATTGGCCGAGCACATTGTACTTCCTTTGTTAGTAGATTGTACAACTTCAGTTCTTCAGCAAACCAGGACCCGAGTTTGAACACATTATATGCTAGCAAGCTAAAACAAGAATGTCCCAAGGGGAGTCAAGATGTGAACTTGGTGGTACCAATGAACCCAAGTTCACCGACAATTAGTGACACAGGATACTATGTAGATGTCTTGAACAACAGAGGTTTGTTCACATCAGACCAATCTCTACTGACGAGTACATCGACAGCAAACCAAGTGAATAAAAATGCTATGGACCCGTTGCTTTGGAAGAGGAAATTTACAGATGCAATGGTGAAGATGGGTAAGATTGGCGTTTTGACCGGTAGTCAAGGGGAAATTCGAAGAAAGTGTCGAGTCATTAACTAG